A genomic window from Blastococcus saxobsidens DD2 includes:
- a CDS encoding VIT1/CCC1 transporter family protein — MTSAGAPSEAEAHEHTHADVSGGWLRAAVFGAMDGLVTNTALVAGVGGGGAAPRAIVLAGVASLVAGAVSMALGEYTSVKTQNEQLDLEVEKERRELERNPAGELAELTAMLQDRGVDARLARQVAVQLSANPETALRLHVLAELGVDSDDRPSPRVAAVSSFLTFATGAVLPLLPYFLGVPVLWVALLCGGLGLLLAGALSSRFTPRPWWYAGLRQLFFGAAAAGITYLIGSAIGVAVS, encoded by the coding sequence GTGACCTCGGCCGGCGCCCCGTCCGAGGCCGAGGCGCACGAGCACACCCACGCGGACGTGTCCGGCGGCTGGCTGCGGGCCGCGGTGTTCGGCGCCATGGACGGGCTGGTCACCAACACCGCGCTGGTCGCCGGCGTGGGCGGTGGCGGCGCCGCCCCGCGGGCGATCGTGCTGGCCGGCGTGGCGAGCCTGGTCGCCGGCGCCGTCTCGATGGCGCTGGGTGAGTACACCTCGGTGAAGACCCAGAACGAGCAGCTCGACCTGGAGGTCGAGAAGGAGCGGCGGGAGCTGGAGCGCAACCCGGCCGGCGAGCTCGCCGAGCTCACCGCGATGCTGCAGGACCGCGGGGTCGACGCCCGGCTCGCCCGCCAGGTCGCCGTCCAGCTGTCGGCGAACCCCGAGACCGCCCTGCGGCTGCACGTGCTGGCCGAGCTGGGTGTCGACTCCGACGACCGGCCCTCGCCCCGCGTCGCGGCGGTCTCCTCGTTCCTGACGTTCGCGACCGGCGCGGTGCTGCCGCTGCTCCCGTACTTCCTCGGCGTCCCGGTGCTGTGGGTCGCCCTGCTCTGCGGCGGCCTGGGCCTGCTGCTGGCCGGGGCGCTGTCCTCGCGGTTCACCCCGCGGCCCTGGTGGTACGCCGGACTGCGGCAGCTCTTCTTCGGGGCGGCCGCGGCGGGGATCACCTACCTCATCGGCTCGGCGATCGGCGTCGCCGTCTCCTGA
- the rlmN gene encoding 23S rRNA (adenine(2503)-C(2))-methyltransferase RlmN translates to MTALPLVFDAPRRGKPPRHLADLTREEARAAVAELGQPAFRADQLARHFYRGVTDPAQMTDIPAAVRETLREALLPGLLTPLRHQTADSGRTRKTLWRLHDGALVESVLMRYPDRATVCISSQAGCGMACPFCATGQAGLTRNLSAAEIIGQAVAAGAAMANGEIDGGPGRLSNVVFMGMGEPLANYARVRTTLDALLGTAPYGLGLSQRSVTVSTVGLVPAIRRLTEEGRNVTLAVSLHAPDDELRDTLVPINTRWKVGEVIDAADAYAQRTGRRYSVEYALIRDVNDQPFRADLLGKLLAGKLAHVNLIPLNPTPGSPWDASPLPAQREFVARLRAAGVATTVRDTRGQDIDGACGQLAAADQVDGVPSVAVPVPSVEPPGELGAEGDE, encoded by the coding sequence ATGACTGCCCTCCCGCTCGTCTTCGACGCCCCCCGCCGCGGCAAGCCGCCCCGCCACCTCGCCGACCTCACCCGCGAGGAGGCCCGGGCGGCGGTCGCCGAGCTCGGCCAGCCGGCGTTCCGGGCCGACCAGCTGGCCCGGCACTTCTACCGCGGGGTCACCGACCCGGCGCAGATGACCGACATCCCGGCCGCCGTCCGCGAGACGCTGCGCGAGGCGCTGCTGCCGGGGCTGCTCACCCCTCTGCGCCACCAGACCGCCGACAGCGGCCGCACCCGCAAGACCCTGTGGCGGCTGCACGACGGTGCGCTCGTGGAGAGCGTCCTCATGCGCTATCCCGACCGCGCCACCGTCTGCATCTCCAGCCAGGCCGGCTGCGGCATGGCGTGCCCGTTCTGCGCCACCGGCCAGGCCGGGCTCACCCGCAACCTGTCGGCCGCCGAGATCATCGGTCAGGCCGTCGCAGCCGGGGCGGCCATGGCGAACGGGGAGATCGACGGCGGGCCGGGACGGCTGTCCAACGTGGTGTTCATGGGCATGGGGGAGCCGCTGGCCAACTACGCCCGGGTGCGCACGACCCTCGACGCCCTCCTCGGCACCGCTCCCTACGGCCTGGGCCTGTCGCAGCGGTCGGTGACCGTCTCCACCGTCGGCCTGGTGCCGGCCATCCGCCGGCTCACCGAGGAGGGGCGCAACGTCACCCTCGCGGTCAGCCTGCACGCCCCGGACGACGAGCTGCGCGACACCCTGGTGCCGATCAACACGCGCTGGAAGGTCGGCGAGGTCATCGACGCCGCCGACGCCTACGCGCAGCGGACGGGCCGTCGCTACTCGGTGGAGTACGCGCTCATCCGCGACGTCAACGACCAGCCGTTCCGGGCCGACCTGCTCGGGAAGTTGCTCGCGGGCAAGCTCGCCCACGTGAACCTGATCCCGCTGAACCCGACGCCCGGCAGCCCCTGGGACGCCAGTCCGCTGCCGGCCCAGCGGGAGTTCGTCGCCCGCCTGCGCGCCGCCGGGGTGGCGACGACGGTGCGCGACACCCGCGGCCAGGACATCGACGGCGCCTGCGGGCAGCTGGCGGCCGCCGACCAGGTGGACGGGGTGCCGAGCGTCGCCGTCCCGGTGCCGTCCGTCGAGCCGCCGGGCGAGCTGGGAGCCGAGGGCGACGAGTGA
- a CDS encoding FAD-dependent oxidoreductase: MPDHADRHISPWIDTMAAPHLGGTAIRTAPADVLVLGGGITGLTTALLLQREGRAVTLVTAGRIGDSVTTRSTVKLTYGHGTLYSAIESTRGLDAAAAYAQANVAGLQQVVDLVADLGIDCGLERGLPHVVYAEDDATVAHVEREAEVARRIGLPVTLGREAPLPFPVPAALSFADQAQFHPGRYLAGLAEAFVRAGGSVIEDVRAQAVDEDDDGCTVETTAGRLSAAHVVVATHYPFLDRGGHFARLKPSRSYGVAGVLPSGVPAGMTINAGSPTRSTRTAVLEGEDLLIVVGEGHEVGHVTDTDQRWARLQDWAREHFGVTDFRYHWSAEELTSLDRVPFTGYVMPGSQRVLTATGFAGWGMTNGTASAMLIRDLVLDRDNPWAATFDARRAATSLPGPEFVKQNAHVATTWLKGRVLGAPKGSPQDLLPGEAAVLEADGKQTAAYRDEEGALHAVSSVCTHLGCTVAWNEGEKSWDCPCHGSRFGSDGRVLHGPASRPLEPREL, from the coding sequence GTGCCCGATCATGCAGACCGCCACATCTCGCCGTGGATCGACACCATGGCGGCCCCGCACCTCGGGGGGACGGCGATCCGGACGGCCCCGGCCGACGTCCTCGTCCTCGGCGGGGGGATCACCGGGCTGACCACCGCCCTGCTCCTGCAACGGGAGGGTCGGGCGGTGACGCTCGTGACCGCCGGGCGGATCGGGGACTCGGTCACCACCCGGTCCACGGTGAAGCTCACCTACGGCCACGGCACTCTCTACTCCGCGATCGAGAGCACACGTGGCCTCGACGCGGCCGCCGCGTACGCGCAGGCCAACGTCGCCGGTCTGCAGCAGGTCGTCGACCTGGTCGCCGACCTCGGCATCGACTGCGGGCTGGAGCGCGGGCTGCCGCACGTGGTCTACGCGGAGGACGACGCGACGGTGGCGCACGTCGAACGCGAGGCGGAGGTCGCGCGGCGCATCGGCCTGCCCGTCACCCTCGGCCGGGAGGCGCCGCTGCCCTTTCCGGTCCCCGCGGCGCTGTCCTTCGCCGACCAGGCGCAGTTCCATCCGGGGCGCTACCTCGCCGGCCTGGCCGAGGCCTTCGTGCGCGCGGGCGGCTCGGTGATCGAGGACGTGCGGGCGCAGGCCGTCGACGAGGACGACGACGGGTGCACGGTCGAGACCACCGCCGGCCGGCTGTCGGCAGCGCACGTCGTCGTCGCCACCCATTACCCGTTCCTCGACCGTGGCGGCCACTTCGCGCGGCTGAAGCCGAGCCGGTCCTACGGCGTGGCCGGCGTCCTGCCCTCCGGGGTACCGGCGGGGATGACCATCAACGCGGGGTCGCCGACCCGCTCGACGCGGACGGCCGTGCTCGAGGGGGAGGATCTGCTGATCGTCGTCGGCGAGGGGCACGAGGTCGGCCACGTCACCGACACCGACCAGCGGTGGGCGCGGCTGCAGGACTGGGCCCGCGAGCACTTCGGGGTCACCGACTTCCGCTACCACTGGTCGGCGGAGGAGCTGACCAGCCTCGACCGGGTGCCCTTCACCGGGTACGTCATGCCCGGCTCGCAGCGGGTGCTCACCGCCACCGGGTTCGCGGGCTGGGGCATGACCAACGGGACGGCGTCGGCGATGCTGATCCGCGATCTGGTCCTCGACCGGGACAACCCGTGGGCGGCCACCTTCGACGCCCGCCGCGCCGCCACCTCGCTGCCGGGGCCGGAGTTCGTGAAGCAGAACGCCCACGTCGCCACCACCTGGCTGAAGGGCCGGGTGCTCGGCGCCCCCAAGGGCTCGCCGCAGGACCTGCTCCCCGGCGAGGCGGCCGTCCTCGAGGCCGACGGGAAGCAGACCGCGGCCTACCGCGACGAGGAGGGCGCGCTGCACGCCGTCTCCTCGGTCTGCACCCATCTCGGCTGCACCGTCGCCTGGAACGAGGGCGAGAAGAGCTGGGACTGCCCCTGCCACGGCTCGCGGTTCGGGTCCGACGGGCGGGTGCTGCACGGGCCGGCGTCGCGGCCGCTGGAGCCACGCGAGCTGTGA
- a CDS encoding polyphosphate kinase 2 family protein, translated as MSRLADVDLTARLDKKEGKIQLAEAQHRLTHLRLLLGGQIGPGDLGPPLLVLFEGWDASGKGGAIQRLVGELDPRHVRVAQFAAPTRDEKRHHFLWRFWPVLPGWGGMAVLDRSWYGRVLVERVEGYAEEHAWRRAYQEIVDLETSLAAEGTVLVKFWMHVSPEEQLRRFESRRANPYKAWKLTDEDWRNREKRGVYAAAVEEMLERTSTPVAPWHVIPAEDKRWARVAVVRTVCEAVESALRARGIDPDPPLTGG; from the coding sequence ATGAGCCGCCTCGCCGACGTCGATCTGACCGCCCGCCTGGACAAGAAGGAGGGCAAGATCCAGCTGGCCGAGGCCCAGCACCGCCTCACCCACCTGCGGCTGCTGCTCGGCGGCCAGATCGGTCCCGGGGACCTCGGCCCTCCGCTGCTGGTGCTCTTCGAGGGCTGGGACGCCTCGGGCAAGGGCGGGGCGATCCAGCGGCTGGTCGGTGAGCTCGATCCCCGGCACGTGCGGGTGGCCCAGTTCGCCGCTCCCACCCGTGACGAGAAGCGGCACCACTTCCTGTGGCGCTTCTGGCCGGTGCTGCCCGGCTGGGGCGGCATGGCCGTGCTCGACCGCTCCTGGTACGGGAGGGTGCTGGTCGAGCGGGTCGAGGGTTATGCCGAGGAGCACGCGTGGCGCCGCGCGTACCAGGAGATCGTCGACCTGGAGACGTCGCTGGCCGCCGAGGGCACCGTGCTGGTGAAGTTCTGGATGCACGTCTCCCCCGAGGAGCAGCTGCGCCGCTTCGAGTCCCGCCGCGCGAACCCGTACAAGGCCTGGAAGCTCACCGACGAGGACTGGCGGAACCGGGAGAAGCGCGGCGTCTACGCGGCAGCGGTGGAGGAGATGCTCGAGCGCACCTCCACACCGGTCGCCCCGTGGCACGTCATCCCCGCCGAGGACAAGCGGTGGGCGCGGGTCGCCGTCGTCCGCACGGTGTGCGAGGCCGTCGAGTCGGCGCTGCGCGCCCGGGGCATCGATCCGGACCCGCCGCTCACCGGCGGCTAA
- a CDS encoding TrmH family RNA methyltransferase codes for MHEDELPGPTDWGTTVGTGPWEGPWPDDPRYDPQLLAEGDRRNVVDRYRYWTVEAIVADLDRRRHPFHVAIENFGHDLNIGTVVRTANAFLAAEVHVVGRRRWNRRGAMVTDRYQHLRHHEDVGGLLAFAAEGGLAVVAVDNGPGAVPIETAALPERCVLLFGQEGPGLTAEARAGAAITVSIAQFGSTRSINAGVAAGIAMHGWVRQHADLGANR; via the coding sequence GTGCACGAGGACGAACTGCCCGGCCCCACCGACTGGGGGACCACGGTCGGTACCGGCCCCTGGGAGGGGCCCTGGCCGGACGACCCGCGCTACGACCCGCAGCTGCTCGCGGAGGGGGACCGGCGCAACGTCGTCGACCGGTACCGCTACTGGACCGTCGAGGCGATCGTCGCGGACCTCGACCGACGCCGGCACCCCTTCCACGTCGCCATCGAGAACTTCGGCCACGACCTGAACATCGGGACGGTGGTGCGCACCGCCAACGCCTTCCTCGCCGCTGAGGTGCACGTGGTGGGCCGGCGGCGGTGGAATCGTCGGGGCGCCATGGTCACCGACAGGTATCAGCATCTCCGCCACCACGAGGACGTCGGCGGACTGCTGGCTTTCGCCGCCGAGGGCGGGCTCGCCGTCGTGGCGGTCGACAACGGGCCCGGCGCCGTGCCGATCGAGACCGCCGCGCTGCCGGAGCGCTGCGTGCTGCTGTTCGGCCAGGAGGGGCCGGGTCTGACGGCGGAGGCCCGCGCCGGGGCCGCCATCACCGTCTCGATCGCCCAGTTCGGCTCCACCCGGTCGATCAACGCCGGCGTGGCCGCCGGCATCGCCATGCACGGCTGGGTGCGGCAGCACGCTGACCTGGGCGCGAACCGTTAG
- a CDS encoding GNAT family N-acetyltransferase has translation MTPDVLVHLVEPAQWRAALRQGSIRPGPDGFVHLSTPDLVHLPARRLFPGRRDLALLVVDPRRLTDPVRFEPGHPDDPAELRFPHLYGPLPTSSVVAVVLYRPPTPVVLPEPSDALARALTFYTSVPVRRAVGVGDVPGGVAVLDPDVPSSHDNNRLLLTAPVDAAAVEAAAEEVGGNAGWPQRAALLAWPDAGPVARALAARGWNAEELVLMARRTELPVPRPGAGAEVVDQREVHELWERSWRRGLASLGDRLDAVVRQLVGRERLNDRVVAVTDVAVREEGRVVAAGQLRVDGATAAVESMLTDPAARGRGYAGAVLARLLGIAADAGCDLVVLEASADDWPRHWYTRRGFEPIGTTWSVDRPA, from the coding sequence GTGACTCCCGACGTCCTCGTGCACCTCGTCGAACCGGCCCAGTGGCGCGCCGCGCTGCGGCAGGGGTCGATCCGGCCGGGGCCGGACGGTTTCGTGCACCTGTCCACCCCGGACCTGGTGCACCTGCCCGCGCGGCGCCTCTTCCCCGGCCGGCGGGATCTCGCCCTGCTGGTGGTCGACCCCCGACGGCTGACCGATCCGGTGCGGTTCGAGCCCGGGCATCCCGACGACCCGGCCGAGCTCCGGTTCCCCCACCTGTACGGGCCGCTGCCGACGAGCTCGGTCGTCGCGGTGGTTCTCTACCGTCCGCCGACGCCGGTCGTGCTGCCGGAGCCGTCCGACGCCCTCGCCCGCGCCCTGACCTTCTACACGTCGGTGCCGGTCCGGCGGGCCGTCGGCGTCGGCGACGTCCCCGGCGGGGTGGCCGTGCTGGACCCCGACGTCCCGTCCTCCCACGACAACAACCGGCTGCTGCTCACCGCCCCGGTGGACGCGGCAGCCGTCGAAGCCGCGGCCGAGGAGGTCGGCGGCAACGCCGGCTGGCCGCAGCGCGCTGCACTGCTGGCCTGGCCGGACGCGGGCCCCGTCGCCCGAGCGCTGGCCGCGCGGGGCTGGAACGCCGAGGAACTGGTGCTCATGGCCCGCCGCACCGAGCTGCCGGTGCCGCGCCCCGGTGCGGGCGCGGAGGTGGTCGACCAGCGGGAGGTGCACGAGCTGTGGGAGCGCTCCTGGCGGCGCGGGCTGGCCTCGCTCGGCGACCGGCTGGATGCCGTGGTGCGCCAGCTGGTCGGCCGGGAACGGCTCAACGACCGGGTGGTCGCCGTCACCGACGTCGCGGTGCGCGAGGAGGGCCGGGTCGTGGCCGCCGGCCAGCTCCGGGTCGACGGCGCCACGGCGGCCGTCGAATCCATGCTGACCGACCCGGCGGCGCGCGGCCGGGGATACGCCGGCGCCGTCCTGGCCCGGCTGCTCGGCATCGCCGCCGACGCCGGCTGCGACCTCGTCGTCCTGGAGGCGTCCGCCGACGACTGGCCGCGGCACTGGTACACCCGGCGCGGCTTCGAGCCCATCGGCACGACGTGGTCGGTGGACCGGCCGGCCTGA